GCGCTGGAGGTGGTGAACCGGCGCCTCAAATCCGTGGGCCTTGGGCCTGCCTGTCTGGAACTGCACAGCCACCATGCCAACAAGCGCAAGGTGCTGGAGGAACTCAAGGCCACGCGCGATCTGGGCAAGCCGCGTGTGGAGCACCGCGAACAAATCATCCATGAGCTGAGCAACGTGCAGCAGCAACTCAACTCGCACAGCCGGACCATGCATCAGGCGCTGGCGCCCTGCGCACTCACGCCCTACCAGATCCTGGGCCAGCTGGCGCGGCTCGATGCGGTGCAGATCGCGCATCTGCCCGATCTGCTGCAAGGCGCACAGAACTGGTCGCCCGAGGACTTTCATTCGCGCCAGCAGATTGCAGAAGCGCTGCGCCAGGCGATGTCCAAGGTGAGCCCGGTGGCCGGGCATCCGTGGCGCGGCGTATGCCATCCGGCGCTGCTCAAGCTGGATGCGCAACGCCTCGCCCAGCAACTGCCGACGCTGCAAGCAATGCTGGCCCGGTTGCAGCAGGATGGTGAGCTGCTGGCGCAATCCCTGGGCGCGCTTGCGGCACAAACCATTCAGACCCTGCATGAGCAGATCACGTTGGCACAGCAGCTCGCCAGTGCCCCGGCCATAGACCGGCAGGCTGCCGCCAACAGCATCTGGGATCAGGGCCTGGACCAGCTGCACAAGCTGGTGGAATGCGGTGCACGGTTCAGCCTGCAGGCACAGAACCTGCGCAGCAGCTTTGCCGAATCCGCCTGGACGGCGGACTGGAATGCTCCGCGCCAGAGCATCGCAGCACATGGCGACTCGCTGTTTCGCATTTTCAACAGCGGCTACCGCGCGGCGATTGCCAACCTCAAGGGCCAGCTCAAGACGACATTGCCGAGCTCGCATGCAGAGCGTCTGAACCTGCTCGACAGCCTGATAGAAGCCCAGCAACTGCGCCAGAGTCTGAGCCAGCAGCAGACCCTGGGAGCAAACGCCTTTGGCAGCCTGTGGCTGGGCGAGCAAAGCGACTGGGGCCACCTGCAGACGGTGCTGAACTGGATGGCCGGCCCCGACGGACACGGTCGCAGTGCGGCCTTTCGCCAGCTTTTTGCCCAGCTGCCATCGCCTGAACATTGCGCGGACCTGGCTGCCAAGGCCAGCGCGTCGCTGCAGACGTTCAAGGATGCTGCGCAAAGCTTGCTGGACAGCTACCGGCTCGATACGCAGGAAGCCTTTGGCGCTGCCGACCTGACCCGCATTCCGCTGGCCGACTTTGGCGAGCGCCTTGCGCAATGGATCGCCGAGCCCAGCGCCTTGCTGGACTGGACCTCGTACCACGCCACCCGCGAGCAGGCGCGCGCAGCTGGCATGGCCGCCCTGGTGCTGCAGCTCGAGAATGAATCCATTGTGCTAGATGCCCTGCCCGCCATCCTCGAGCGCGCTTATTACGAAGCGCTGCTGCGTCAGGCCACTCAGGCTCACCCCGAGCTGGTCGCTTTCAACGGCGATCAGCACAGCCAGAAGGTGCGCCAGTTCCGGGCGCTGGATCTGGAGCGCATCGAGCTCGCGCGCGCCCAGTCAGCACTCTCGCATTACGAGCAGGTGCCACGCAGCGCATCCGGCATGGGCCCGCTTGGCGTGCTCAATGGCGAGATTGCGCGCAAGCGCGGCCATATGCCGCTGCGCAAGCTGTTCAAGCTCGCAGGCGAAGCCGTCCAGGCCATCAAGCCGGTGTTCATGATGAGCCCGCTGTCCGTGGCCCAGTTTCTGGAACCTGGTGCGGTCGAGTTCGATCTGCTGGTGATTGACGAAGCCAGCCAGATCGAGCCCGTGGATGCGCTGGGCGCCATCGCCCGCTGCAAGCAGCTGGTGGTGGTGGGCGACGACCGCCAGCTGCCGCCCACGCGCTTTTTCTCGCGCATGACCAGCGAACCGGACGAGTTCGACGACGAGGACGAAAATGGGGACGCCAGCCAGCTCATCGCCGGAGCTGCCGATGTGGAGAGCATTCTGAGCCTGTGCCTGGCCAAGGGCATGCCCCAGCTCATGCTGCGCTGGCATTACCGCAGCCGCCACCAGTCGCTGATTGCAGTGTCCAACCAGCAGTTCTACAACAGCGGCCTTTACGTCGTGCCCAGCCCCTACACGGCCCGCTCGGGCATGGGGCTGCGCTTTCACCATCTGCCCGAAGGTCGCTTTGACAGCGGCGCCAGCCGCATCAATCGCGTCGAGGCCCAGACCATTGCGCGCGCCATCATGCAGCACGCACAGCAGTCGCCGCAGCTCAGCCTGGGCGTGGCCGCTTTCTCGCTGCAGCAGAAAGTCGCCATCCAGGACGAGCTGGAACTGCTGCGTCGCCAGCAGCCCGGGGCCGAGTCCTTTTTTGTCGCCCATCCCAACGAACCCTTCTTCATCAAGAACCTGGAAAACGTGCAGGGCGACGAGCGCGATGTGATCTTCATTTCGGTGGCCTATGCGCGCAACGCGCAGGGCTATCTGCCCATGCGCTTCGGCCCTGTGAGTGCCGATGGAGGCGAGCGCCGCCTGAACGTGCTGATCTCGCGCGCCAAGCAGCGCTGCGAGGTGTTTTCATCCATCACCGCCGACGATATCGATCTGGAACGCGGCAAGGGCAAGGGCGTGGCTGCGCTCAAGGTATTCCTGCAATACGCGGCCACCGGTCAATTGGCACTGGCCGGCATCAGCGGACGCGATCTGGAGTCCCCGCTCGAAGAAGATGTGTACGAAGCGCTGACGGCCCAGGGTCTGCAGGTGCAGACTCAGATCGGCATTGCGGGCTTTTTCATCGACCTGGCCGTGGTCGATCCCGAGCAGCCGGGCCGCTATCTGCTCGGCATCGAATGCGACGGCATGAGCTATCACCACAGCCGCAGCGCGCGCGACCGCGACCGCCTGCGCCAGTCGGTGCTGGAGAGCCAGGGCTGGACACTGCTGCGCATCTGGGGCTGCGACTGGTTCCGACAGCCGCGCGCCCAGACCGAGCGTGTCCTGGCCGCCGTCGAAGCTGCCAGGCAGCGCAAGGAGGCCGAACCAGTTCAGCCGGCAATGGCCACCCATCCGTCACAGACAGCCACAGAAGTCATAGAACGCGCAGCACGGTCCGATGCCGGAAGCGCCGAGACGGAATCAGTCGCCGGCCCTGACGACAGCCTCTATCAGGAAGCCCGCTTTGCCGTTCCCTCCGGAGAACTGCACAACCAATCCACCGCAAAGCTGGCCCAACTGATGCACCGGACAGTGGAGCTGGAAGGACCGATTCATTTCGACGAACTGGTCACCCGCATGCGTACGCTTTGGGGCCTGCAACGCGCCGGCAGCCGCGTGCGCGATGCGCTGGAACAGGCACGCCAATCGCTGCTGGCCGATGAGGCACTGGCCGCAGAGGGGGAGTTTCTCGACCTGCCGGGACGAGCGGTGCGGGTACGCAATCGCGCAGAGGTAGGCTCGGCCAATCTGCGCCGCATCGATTGCCTGCCGCCAGCCGAGATCCGTGCAGCGATTGCCCTGGCCCTCAGGAGCAGCCTGGGCGGCCAGCGCGATGAACTGCCCGCTGCGGTGGCCCGGCTGCTGGGCCTGAGCGCCGTCACCACGCCGGTACGCGAGCTGGTGCTGACGCAGCTCGATGCGCTGTATGGCAGCGGCGCCGTGGCATTCAACGGGACGCTGTATCGACTGCCGACCTGAGTCCTGAGTCCTGAGTCAGCAATGAAAACGCCCTGAAGAAATTCAGGGCGTTTTCATTGCGCAAGGCCGCATGCCCGCACCACACGCTCCGTCAGTGATCGTTGCTGACCTTGCGGTCCTCGCTCTTGGCCTCCTCCATGGCCTCGGGCTCCAGTTCCTCCGCCGAACGATTCAGGTGAACAAACACCCCCCAGCCGACCATGAGCATGCCGACTGCAATGACCAAGGCGGCGGAATACAGCAGCTTCTCGGGCTGCTCCTGGGCCTTGAAGGTCGCCACCAGTCCCTCGACGGCCAGGGCGACCACCAGCACCACCATAAAGCGTGAGAGAAAGCGACGCACCCTTGTCGGGCCGCTGATATGGGCGTCGCGCACCACCTCTTCTTCAATCACGGTCTGGGAAATCTGCAGAGCCACCACGCCTGAGGCCAGAATGCCCAGCGCCTCCACCACATGCAGCGTGGCCTCCGGCTCCAGGCCGGCAGCAATCACGGCCCAGGCCTTGGTGACAGCCATCCAGATCAGGCACAACGCCGCCAGGCCGAACAGCAGGGCAATCAGCGAATGGGTCAGGGTGTAGAGCCAGTGAACAAACTTCATGAGCAACTCCAGGACCGTGTTGACGATCCATCGCCGTCCATGCTTGCAGACTTGATCTGGCCGCTTCGTAGGACAGTCAAGAAAACTGCTGACTCAATGCAAAGAGCGCCCTGTTTGCCCTGAGCACTCCCCAAATCTGCCTACCATTGGCATATGCCTCGCCAGAACACCAGTCCCGCAGAGTTTCCGCCCGCCATTCTTTTGCAGATAACGCAGCTGGCCCAGCACATCGTGGCCCTGCGCAAGAGTCGAGGCGAAACACAGACGCAGTGGGCAGAGCGGCTGGGTATTTCCCAGCCCACCATGGCACGCATAGAGCGCGGCGACCCGGCGGTGGCCATGGCGACCTATGTGTCCTGCCTGTGGCAGCTCAATCCCGAGCTGGACCTGACCCGGTTGCTCGCCCCCAAGGCTCCAGCGCTGGCACCCGCATCCCGCTCGGATGCACCCTGCCTAGACAGGAAAAGAACTGTGGCACCAAAGAGGGCCAAGTCCACAGCCGAACCTGCCGTCGAGACCGCGAACCACGATGAGCAGCAGGCGCAGATCGAGCGCAATTTTGCGGCCGCCAAGGCCGCTCTGGATTTCTTCAAGAGCCCTCTGTTCTGATCGGCTGGCCGAAAAACCGGCTGCTTCCGACTGGATGCCGCGAGCGCATCAGTCTCCGAACCGCTCCCGATAAGCGACAGGTGTGATGCCCAGCTTGCGCACGAACAGATGTCGCAGCGCCTGCTCCGAGCCCAACCCGACCTTGGCGGCCACGGTCTTGAGGGGCAGAGAGCCCAGATTCTCCAGCAGCTGCTTGGCCCGCTCCAGGCGAGCGTTTTCCACAAAGCTGCTGGGACTGCAGCCGGTCTCCTGCTGAAAGACGCGGCGAAAATTGCGCTCGCTCATCGCCGCCTTGCCCGCCAGCAGCGCCAGCGGCATGGGCTGGTCCAGGTGCTCCAGCACCCACTGCTGGGCGGCCCGCACTGCGCTGTGCTGCGTGGCCTGTGCGGCCAGGGACACGCTGAACTGCGACTGGCCGCCCGGGCGTTTGAGATACATGACCAGATCGCGCGCCACCTGCAGTGCCAGCGCATGGCCGAAATCATGCTCCACCACCGCCAGCGCCAGATCAATGCCGGCAGTGACGCCGGCCGAAGTCCAGAGCTGACGCATGCCATCGCTGTCCTTGATTTCGTCGCACACATAGATCGCATCGGCATCCACCTGCACCCGCGGATAACGCTGGGCAAGCGCCCCGGCCACACTCCAGTGCGTGGCCGCGCGGCGATCATTGAGCAGACCGGCTGCTGCCAGAAAAAAACTGCCGCTGCACAGCGCGATCATGCGACCGACCCCGGGAGCCACTCGCGCCACCCAGTCCACCAGCTCGGGCGAAGCCGCCAGCACCTGCTCGATATGGCGCGCACCCACCAGCAGCACCGTGCACCCCGTGCCCTCGGCCTCGACCTGCGCCAGGGTATGGCTGGCCTGCAAGCCCATCAAAGTGTCCGAGGGAACCAGACCGGCCTGTGACGCCACCACCCGCACCACATATCCGTCAGGCAGGCCTTTCTGCCGCAGATGCACATTGGCATAGTCAAACACGGACATGGGGCCTATGGCCTCCAGCGCCTTGAAGCCGGGGTAGACAACCAGATCGACGCGGTGGGCGCCAGCGTGATGGTGTTCCATACAAAAATCAGAGCAGTTCAAGCATATACAACCAGCGCTACAGGCACTTGCAGCGCACAAGCCTCGACTATACGCAAGCCCTCTCGGCAGCTAGTGCTGGCAGTCGCATCCACTGCTAAAGTCCGGGGCTTCTGTCCCTTTTTCCGCCCATGATTCCCGGACCTCTTTTTACCCTGCCCATGCTGTTGCTGCTGCTCGCCCCCCTGGTGGCAGCCGGCCTGAGCCTGTGGCTGCTGCTGCTCGGGCTGTTCTGGTGGCTGCGCCATAGGCACGCACCCGCCTCCGAGCGCCCGCCGTTCTGGCACTGGCCCGTCGTGGTGGTGGCGATATTGGCCCTGGCCGGCGATGTATGGGGCCTGGTGCTGGCGCGCAAGCTGGTGCAGATTGAAGAGGCCGTGACGCTGCGAGCCCACTATCGCGAAAGCCGACAGCGCTTTGTGCTGCCCGAGGACTTCCGGTATGGAGAGCAGCTATTCCCCCAGGGCACGCTGATCAACCGCTACGACGCCTTTGACAACGGCGAGCGCCAGCGACCGCTTGGTCTGCGAGGCCTGAGTGCGGCGCGCTTTACGCAGCCGGTGCAGATCGCAGGTGCCTGGGTCAGCGCCATCGGCAACCACACGGTGGAGCTGGCCCGCGACCAGCGACTCGGCCCGGTGTTCCACTTCGATCCCGATGCGAAGCCGGGTTATGGCGCCTGGGTGATCGACCCGAAGCGCGCCTATCTGGAATGCCGCAAGGGCGATGTCGCCAGCCTGCATGTGCCCTTGATCGACTACGACATTCAGGCCGAGTTTCTGGTCGGAGCCCCCGACGGCCCCGAGGCGCGCTACCGCCCCAGTCAATGGGGGTTCATCGATTGCCAGGAGGGCAAGCCCGCCATTGAGGTGCAGCCGGCCTATGACGGCCCGGCACCACCAGGCGCACATCTGCCGGTATGGGGGACGCTGATACCGAATGAGGATTGAGCTGGAGACGCTAGGCTCGCCGGTGCTCTCTGCGCGGCCAGGCTACTAGGGACGATGCATGCGGAACTTCTGCTCATCGCCAATCGAGAAATAGTCTGCGGGCCCCCCCGCGCGCAGAATCACCCCGGCACTGGCCGTCTCAAACACACCGTCCTTGAGCAGCCGACGGTCAATGTAGACCTTTACCACCTCCCCAAGCACGAGCCAGGATGGAATCGACTCGTGGCTCGCGGTACGCAACTGGTGGATGTCGGTCAATCGGCATTCGAAGCTCACCGGGCTCTGTGCGACTCTGGGCACCCGTATCAGTTCCGAATCCGCGGCTTCCAGCCCTGCCAGCTCGAACTCATTCACCTCCGCAGGTACGGCGGCACAGGTCTGGTTCATGGCATCGGCCAGCTCACGCGTGGCCAGATTCCACGCGAACTCGCCCGTTTCCTGGATATTGCGCACCGTATCTTTCCAGCCGATGCTGGAAAATCCGATGATGGGGGGGATGTAGTTGAAGGCGTTAAAGAAGCTGTAGGGTGCCAGATTGACCTGCCCGCTCGCGCTCCTGCTCGAAATCCATCCTATGGGTCGCGGGCCGACGATGGCGTTGAAGGGATCATGCGGCAGTCCGTGCCCTTTGCGGGGCTCATAGGTATGCGAGTCAGTTTTCATCGCTGGTGTTTCTAGCGTCTGGCCTGTCGGGAAGTGCCCAACTGCGTTCTTGGGCAATAGTGCAAGTCTAATGGCGCGCTGGAGGAGTTCAGGCTGCGGGGGGACCGAACCCGTCGCTACAGCCGCCTCGCACTGGTAATGTGCTCGCGCCTCAGCACAAACGATGAGCGCCTGTTTTTGCGCAGAAAATCCGTCCTTTGAAACGGGAAACCAGCGCCTACCCCGAGCAAGCAGTCGCTCCTGCGGCTGCACGTGGCAGTCTACGCAGCTCCAGCCAGCTTTCTTTGACTACAGACCGGTTGGAAAGTGCACGCCAGCGCGCTGGGCAGCCTGCACGATGTGCGCTGCCATGGCCTGCTGTGCCAGCTCCGGCCGGCCCTGGGCCAGACCGTCGATGATGGCCGCATGCTCCTCGCAGGTTGCATGGCGCGCACCACGCTTGTAGAACGGAAGGCGCTGGCTCTCTTGCATGACTTCGCCGCTGCCGCGCAGCACGTCTGCAATCGCGTGATTGCCCGAGATGGTGGCGATCTGCATGTGGAAATCGAAATCCAGGTGGCTGGCCTGCAGGAAGTCCGAGGCATCTATGCATTGCTGCATGCCCTGCAGATTGGCCTGCAGCAACGTCAGGTCTTCAGGCTGCACCACCAGGGCCGCAAGGCGCGCCGCAAATCCTTCCAACGCGAAGCGCAACTGATAGACATCGGTGAGCGCATGCGAATCGGCAAAGCGCCAGGCCTCGCTGGCTGGCGCCTCGGGTGCCTCGGTCACATACATGCCCTTGCCGGGCCTCGCTACGACCAGCCCCAGCCCCTGAAGCGTCGACAAGGCCTCGCGCAATGACGTCCGGCTGATGCCCAGCTGTTCCGATAGATCGCGCTGCGAGGGTAGAAGCGAGCCTACCGGATAGGTGCCGGCTTCGATCCAGTCCCGGATCAAGCGGGCGGCCTGGCTGGCAACGGCGACATTGGAGGAGACAGAGGGTTCCATTCGGAGGTAATCGTTCATCGCAAAAAGGGGTTGCGCGCCATCTTAACGACTGCGCAGCACATCCCGCCTCGAACACCGCCCCTGACACCGCTCCAGACCACACTACGGCAGTGCTTCCGGGCGGTGCCTGCCGCGATGCGAGGCTATTTGTTGACCAGCTTAGCCGGCACGGTATAGGTCAGAAAGGCGCCGAACAGCAGCACGCCAGCCAGCACGAACATGGCCGCATTGGTGCTCTGGGTCGCATCCTTGATCAGGCCAATCATGTAAGGGCTGATGAAGCCAGCCAGATTGGCGAAGGAGTTGATCAGCGCAATACCTGCTGCCGCCCCTGCGCTGGACAGGATGGCCGTGGGCAGGCTCCAGAACAGCGGCGAAGTTGCAAGGCTGCCGCCCGCAGCCAGCGCCAGCGCCGCTAGGGACAGATAGACATTGCCGCTGAAAACGGCTGACAGCATCAGCCCCAGCGCACCCACGCAGAACGGCACGATCAGATGCCAGCGGCGCTCGCGCATGCGGTCCGAGCTGCGGCTGACCAGGTTCATGGACACTACGGCCACCGAGAACGGTACGGCCGTCAGCAGGCCGATCTGGAAAGCACCTTCCACGCCCGACTGGCGGATCAGCGAGGGCAGCCAGAAGGTCAGGCCGTACTGGCCCATCACCGTGCAAAAGCAGATCATGGCCATCTTGATGATGCGCGGATCGGCGAACAGCGCGCGCAGCGTCATGTGGCTGTCGGCCTTGCTGGCGTTCTCGCGGGCGATGTTGCGCTCGAGCAGCGTCTTCTCCGATTCACTGAGCCAGTTCGCGCTGCGGATGTTGTTGTCCAGATACCAGAGCACGGCCAGGCCGAGCAACAGCGAGGGAACGGCCTCGATCAGGAACAGCCACTGCCAGCCGCGCAGACCAGCCACACCCTGCATCAGCTCCATGATGCCGCCCGACAGCGGCCCGCCCAGGATGCCCGAGACCGGGATTGCGCACATGAACAGCGCCACCATGCGTGCGCGTCGGTACGACGGAAACCAGTAGGTCATGTACAGGATCATGCCGGGGTAGAAGCCCGCCTCGGCCGCGCCCAACAGAAAGCGCAGCACATAGAACTGCGTGGGCGTGGTCACGAACATCATGGCTGCCGAGATCAGGCTCCACATGATCATGATGCGGGCAATTGTGGCCTTGGCGCCTATGCGGTGCATGAGCATGTTGCTCGGCACTTCGAAGAAGAAGTAGCCGATGAAGAACAATCCTGCACCGAGGCCGTACATGGCCTCGCTGAACTGCAGGTCCGCCAGCATGTGCAGCTTGGCAAAGCCCACGTTGACACGGTCCAGGTAGGCCGCCACGTAGCAGGCCATGATGAAGGGCAGCAGGCGCCAGGCGACCTTGCGGTAGACCGCGGCTTCTGCGGCGGTTTCGCCGGCCAGCGTTGCCGCCGGCGCAGCGGCGTCAGGGGTGGAGGAAAGGGATGACATCTTGGATCCTTGTTGGCGGTGGTTTTCGTAACTGGTATTACCGGTATGAATTAACGACCGCAACCATAATCAAGATCAAGACATTACGCACTCGCAATTACCCTAGCCAATCTTTCGAATTGCGATTTGACAAAGCCGCCGAGGCAAAACATACTGGTATTACCAGTTAGACCAAATCAAACAACGACCTTTTATGACCACTGTCCTGGCAACCACGCCCACCTCCGGCGGCGCCCCTGTCCTCCACCGCCTTAGCATTCAGCCCCTGACTGCCGAAGCCTTTGCCCGCTTTGGTGACGTGATCGAAAGTGCGGGACATACCCCCATACAGATCAACCATGGCATGACCGAGCGCTACCACGCACTGGCGCATGTGGACACAGGGGGCGCCGAAGGCCATGCGCTGATCAACCTGTTCCACGCTCTGCCTTACGAACTGCCGCTGCGGCTGGAGGAGATGGAGCGCCACCCGCTGGGCAGCCAGGCCTTCGTCCCCTTGCAGGAGACCCCTTTCATCGTCGTTGTTGCGGCTGCGGGCGATAGTGTGCAACCCTGCAACCTGCAGGCCTTCGTGACCAATGGCCGCCAGGGGGTGAACTACCACCGCGGCGTTTGGCATCACTCTCTGATCGCCCTAGAGTCCTCTGCACGTTTCATCGTTGTGGATCGCGGCGGTCCCGGCCACAACTGCGATGTGGTGGCCATTGGCGACGGCAGCGGCGTATTGCTGGAGCTGCCGGACGCCGGCTAAAGCCTCGGGAAGCGGCCCTATGGCCCTTCCTTACAGGCGTGATTACATCTACATGTTCACGCTTTTGATTCAAGAGCCCAATCGACGGGCTTTGTGGGATAGTCCGCCTCGGCCCAGGCACTTGCGCTCGCCACAAGCGTGCAGGCCAGAAACAAAGCTCTTTTCATGTTGTCTCCAAGTGATGTGGAAGCCGCGTCCCTCGCGAAACAGTGCGATCGCCGCACCATGCGCACAGCGCTCAAACACCAGATTGCCGCTGCTTCGATGAGGCAATCGCAAAGGACTGCTGCAACAAATTCTGTGAGGCAGCATTCATTTGCACAATCGACTAAATTTCATCAACAGATTTCCGCGAGGAATAAGTGAGCAAGCCGCTCTTGCCCGGGAAACGGGGTGGATGGAGCCTCGCTGGAAACAGCTCGTGACAGGGCGAAATTCGCTCTTTCTTCAAGCCATCATGTGGCCGCATAGAGTGGTCGAAGAGGCACCGCGACAAGAAAGCCGCTTGAGCTTGACCACTTGTGAGCCCTAGCAAACTCCTGGCGGGCCGCACTGCCCTGCCTCGTGCGCCATCAGCCCCTGACATTCGGCCAAAGAGCCGCCATCTGCGGCCATGAATTTCCACAGGGCGGCGGGATCGCCTACATTCACACTTCACACCCGGTGCGCCCGGCCAGGCCCAGACCCAGCCTCAGGCAGCCACCGCATCCTCAGCCTTCCAAGAAAGACCTGCCCATGAAATCCCGCGCCGCCGTAGCCTTCAAAGCCGGAGAACCCCTGCAAATCGTCGAGATCGACGTCGCGCCGCCCAAGGCTGGCGAGGTGCTGGTCAAGATCACCCATACCGGCGTCTGTCACACCGACGCCTTCACACTGAGCGGTGACGACCCCGAAGGCATCTTCCCCGCCGTGCTGGGCCACGAAGGCGCGGGCATCGTGGTGGAAGTGGGCGA
This region of Comamonas thiooxydans genomic DNA includes:
- a CDS encoding DUF3320 domain-containing protein, translating into MHADSNSALITRQLEKSRQALLDLSTRNRLLSLPQAATARVLHFADERTDEVYRLLAGESKAMSFAPAKAEEEQAAADPAEAQETQATLALPQPEESVDEQLDARGVAQRHRDLKLQTRLSSEKLQRRLLDMYSDARTFIEEQGVNILFLALGQLQWFDRNAPDKPRFAPLILLPVALERKSAAERFTLSSLQEDAAENLSLAAKLKADFGLELPEFNAGDDFDPRAYLAAVASMAAAQPGWQVLPDAMTLGFFSFAKFLMYRDLDTATWPPEKRLDQQALIAAALQDGFEAREHLFPEDADVDQLIPVDSQRHVVDADSSQSLAIEAVRRGENLVIQGPPGTGKSQTITNVIAAAIADGKKVLFISEKMAALEVVNRRLKSVGLGPACLELHSHHANKRKVLEELKATRDLGKPRVEHREQIIHELSNVQQQLNSHSRTMHQALAPCALTPYQILGQLARLDAVQIAHLPDLLQGAQNWSPEDFHSRQQIAEALRQAMSKVSPVAGHPWRGVCHPALLKLDAQRLAQQLPTLQAMLARLQQDGELLAQSLGALAAQTIQTLHEQITLAQQLASAPAIDRQAAANSIWDQGLDQLHKLVECGARFSLQAQNLRSSFAESAWTADWNAPRQSIAAHGDSLFRIFNSGYRAAIANLKGQLKTTLPSSHAERLNLLDSLIEAQQLRQSLSQQQTLGANAFGSLWLGEQSDWGHLQTVLNWMAGPDGHGRSAAFRQLFAQLPSPEHCADLAAKASASLQTFKDAAQSLLDSYRLDTQEAFGAADLTRIPLADFGERLAQWIAEPSALLDWTSYHATREQARAAGMAALVLQLENESIVLDALPAILERAYYEALLRQATQAHPELVAFNGDQHSQKVRQFRALDLERIELARAQSALSHYEQVPRSASGMGPLGVLNGEIARKRGHMPLRKLFKLAGEAVQAIKPVFMMSPLSVAQFLEPGAVEFDLLVIDEASQIEPVDALGAIARCKQLVVVGDDRQLPPTRFFSRMTSEPDEFDDEDENGDASQLIAGAADVESILSLCLAKGMPQLMLRWHYRSRHQSLIAVSNQQFYNSGLYVVPSPYTARSGMGLRFHHLPEGRFDSGASRINRVEAQTIARAIMQHAQQSPQLSLGVAAFSLQQKVAIQDELELLRRQQPGAESFFVAHPNEPFFIKNLENVQGDERDVIFISVAYARNAQGYLPMRFGPVSADGGERRLNVLISRAKQRCEVFSSITADDIDLERGKGKGVAALKVFLQYAATGQLALAGISGRDLESPLEEDVYEALTAQGLQVQTQIGIAGFFIDLAVVDPEQPGRYLLGIECDGMSYHHSRSARDRDRLRQSVLESQGWTLLRIWGCDWFRQPRAQTERVLAAVEAARQRKEAEPVQPAMATHPSQTATEVIERAARSDAGSAETESVAGPDDSLYQEARFAVPSGELHNQSTAKLAQLMHRTVELEGPIHFDELVTRMRTLWGLQRAGSRVRDALEQARQSLLADEALAAEGEFLDLPGRAVRVRNRAEVGSANLRRIDCLPPAEIRAAIALALRSSLGGQRDELPAAVARLLGLSAVTTPVRELVLTQLDALYGSGAVAFNGTLYRLPT
- a CDS encoding helix-turn-helix domain-containing protein produces the protein MPRQNTSPAEFPPAILLQITQLAQHIVALRKSRGETQTQWAERLGISQPTMARIERGDPAVAMATYVSCLWQLNPELDLTRLLAPKAPALAPASRSDAPCLDRKRTVAPKRAKSTAEPAVETANHDEQQAQIERNFAAAKAALDFFKSPLF
- a CDS encoding GlxA family transcriptional regulator codes for the protein MEHHHAGAHRVDLVVYPGFKALEAIGPMSVFDYANVHLRQKGLPDGYVVRVVASQAGLVPSDTLMGLQASHTLAQVEAEGTGCTVLLVGARHIEQVLAASPELVDWVARVAPGVGRMIALCSGSFFLAAAGLLNDRRAATHWSVAGALAQRYPRVQVDADAIYVCDEIKDSDGMRQLWTSAGVTAGIDLALAVVEHDFGHALALQVARDLVMYLKRPGGQSQFSVSLAAQATQHSAVRAAQQWVLEHLDQPMPLALLAGKAAMSERNFRRVFQQETGCSPSSFVENARLERAKQLLENLGSLPLKTVAAKVGLGSEQALRHLFVRKLGITPVAYRERFGD
- a CDS encoding flavin reductase family protein: MKTDSHTYEPRKGHGLPHDPFNAIVGPRPIGWISSRSASGQVNLAPYSFFNAFNYIPPIIGFSSIGWKDTVRNIQETGEFAWNLATRELADAMNQTCAAVPAEVNEFELAGLEAADSELIRVPRVAQSPVSFECRLTDIHQLRTASHESIPSWLVLGEVVKVYIDRRLLKDGVFETASAGVILRAGGPADYFSIGDEQKFRMHRP
- a CDS encoding FadR/GntR family transcriptional regulator, whose product is MNDYLRMEPSVSSNVAVASQAARLIRDWIEAGTYPVGSLLPSQRDLSEQLGISRTSLREALSTLQGLGLVVARPGKGMYVTEAPEAPASEAWRFADSHALTDVYQLRFALEGFAARLAALVVQPEDLTLLQANLQGMQQCIDASDFLQASHLDFDFHMQIATISGNHAIADVLRGSGEVMQESQRLPFYKRGARHATCEEHAAIIDGLAQGRPELAQQAMAAHIVQAAQRAGVHFPTGL
- a CDS encoding MFS transporter gives rise to the protein MSSLSSTPDAAAPAATLAGETAAEAAVYRKVAWRLLPFIMACYVAAYLDRVNVGFAKLHMLADLQFSEAMYGLGAGLFFIGYFFFEVPSNMLMHRIGAKATIARIMIMWSLISAAMMFVTTPTQFYVLRFLLGAAEAGFYPGMILYMTYWFPSYRRARMVALFMCAIPVSGILGGPLSGGIMELMQGVAGLRGWQWLFLIEAVPSLLLGLAVLWYLDNNIRSANWLSESEKTLLERNIARENASKADSHMTLRALFADPRIIKMAMICFCTVMGQYGLTFWLPSLIRQSGVEGAFQIGLLTAVPFSVAVVSMNLVSRSSDRMRERRWHLIVPFCVGALGLMLSAVFSGNVYLSLAALALAAGGSLATSPLFWSLPTAILSSAGAAAGIALINSFANLAGFISPYMIGLIKDATQSTNAAMFVLAGVLLFGAFLTYTVPAKLVNK
- a CDS encoding ureidoglycolate lyase, with translation MTTVLATTPTSGGAPVLHRLSIQPLTAEAFARFGDVIESAGHTPIQINHGMTERYHALAHVDTGGAEGHALINLFHALPYELPLRLEEMERHPLGSQAFVPLQETPFIVVVAAAGDSVQPCNLQAFVTNGRQGVNYHRGVWHHSLIALESSARFIVVDRGGPGHNCDVVAIGDGSGVLLELPDAG